The following proteins are encoded in a genomic region of Aquella oligotrophica:
- a CDS encoding ParB/RepB/Spo0J family partition protein, translated as MAKVKGLGRGLDALLSAAKADIDIKQKDTSEVVTNQSGLTELKIDKIQPGKYQPRQVFDQEDLEELAVSIRHNGLIQPVIVRLVGKDRYELIAGERRWRASQIAGLEVIPAIVRDFSDEEALAVSLIENIQRKDLNIVEEAQGYKRLIDEFGLTHEALASVTGKSRSNISNILRLLNLSPEVLDYLMQRKLDMGHARALLPLSMEKQLELANEIILKKYTTAEVENKVSRILHEQKFGTEIIRDKTKKDPDIARLEETIADKLGMMVNIKHNRGGHGKITINYASVDELEGFLELFS; from the coding sequence ATGGCAAAAGTAAAAGGATTAGGACGTGGTCTTGATGCATTATTATCAGCAGCAAAGGCTGATATTGATATCAAGCAAAAAGATACCTCCGAGGTAGTAACTAATCAAAGTGGACTTACCGAACTTAAAATTGATAAGATTCAGCCTGGTAAATATCAGCCAAGGCAGGTTTTTGATCAGGAAGATTTGGAAGAGTTAGCGGTGTCAATTCGGCATAATGGACTAATTCAGCCAGTAATAGTTAGATTAGTTGGCAAAGATCGCTACGAGTTAATTGCTGGTGAACGGCGCTGGCGGGCAAGTCAGATTGCTGGGCTTGAAGTTATTCCGGCTATTGTCCGTGATTTTAGTGATGAAGAGGCACTAGCCGTATCTCTGATTGAGAATATTCAGCGTAAAGACCTGAATATTGTTGAAGAGGCTCAGGGCTATAAAAGGTTGATTGATGAATTTGGTCTAACTCACGAAGCTTTAGCTAGTGTTACTGGTAAGTCACGTAGTAATATCTCAAATATCTTACGCTTATTAAACCTTAGTCCGGAAGTACTGGATTATCTTATGCAACGTAAACTGGACATGGGGCATGCCAGAGCATTATTGCCGCTATCTATGGAAAAACAGCTTGAATTAGCTAATGAAATAATTCTCAAAAAATATACTACCGCCGAAGTTGAAAATAAAGTCTCACGAATCTTGCACGAACAAAAATTTGGGACTGAGATTATTCGTGATAAAACTAAAAAAGATCCAGATATTGCAAGATTAGAAGAAACTATTGCCGATAAACTTGGCATGATGGTTAATATCAAACATAATCGTGGTGGACATGGCAAAATCACGATTAATTATGCAAGCGTTGATGAACTAGAGGGGTTTCTTGAGCTTTTTAGTTAA
- a CDS encoding ParA family protein, whose product MMKNIIVVGNQKGGVGKTTTVLNLATSLSLFRKKVLVVDIDPQGNATTGAGVDKNNLKYSVYDVLINDVPVSEATVAAKECGFDLLGANRNLAGAEIELVDLDNREFRLRNALSKVAANYDVILIDCPPSLSLLTINALSAAKHILVPLQCEYYALEGLTDLLNTIARIQSKLNPELQLLGIIRTMYDKRNNLAQQVSAQLVEYFDEKVFYASIPRTVRLAEAPSYGLSAVALDSESVGAQAYIRCAKELLNKLK is encoded by the coding sequence ATTATGAAAAATATTATTGTTGTCGGAAATCAAAAGGGTGGTGTAGGGAAAACTACTACTGTCCTTAATCTTGCTACCAGTTTATCTTTATTCAGAAAAAAGGTGTTGGTTGTTGATATCGATCCACAGGGCAATGCAACTACTGGTGCTGGGGTTGATAAAAATAATTTAAAGTATAGTGTTTATGATGTTCTGATTAATGATGTTCCAGTTTCAGAAGCTACTGTTGCAGCGAAAGAATGTGGTTTTGATCTTCTTGGTGCAAATCGTAATCTTGCTGGTGCAGAAATTGAGTTGGTAGATCTGGATAATCGTGAATTTCGGCTACGGAATGCACTAAGTAAAGTTGCTGCAAATTATGATGTTATATTGATTGATTGTCCGCCATCATTAAGTTTACTGACAATAAATGCGTTATCTGCAGCAAAGCATATTCTAGTACCTTTACAGTGTGAATATTATGCATTAGAAGGGCTTACCGACTTATTAAATACGATTGCCAGAATCCAGTCAAAATTAAATCCAGAACTTCAGTTATTAGGCATTATCCGGACGATGTATGATAAGAGAAATAATCTTGCCCAGCAGGTTTCAGCACAGTTGGTTGAGTATTTTGACGAAAAAGTCTTTTATGCTAGTATTCCAAGGACAGTACGCTTGGCAGAAGCACCAAGCTATGGATTATCTGCAGTTGCTTTGGATTCTGAGTCAGTTGGTGCACAGGCATACATTCGTTGTGCCAAAGAGTTATTAAATAAGCTAAAATAG
- the rsmG gene encoding 16S rRNA (guanine(527)-N(7))-methyltransferase RsmG, with protein MTDIIIDAIHKLGIEFVENQLSALNQYASMLIKWNKVYSLTAISNPRQIKILHLIDGLSIVPHLPDNNGFVLDVGSGMGVPGIIIAIMKPNLHVTLIDSNSKKIAFLRQVKIELRLANLEIVNSRVEKYDIQRFDIITSRAFADLSLFISLTEHLLNDSGYYLAMKSQQASNEADKLNNYSSEIINLQVPYLDAPRVLVKIKKL; from the coding sequence TTGACTGATATTATTATTGATGCTATTCATAAGCTAGGGATTGAATTTGTTGAGAATCAATTATCTGCATTAAATCAATACGCAAGCATGCTTATAAAATGGAATAAAGTATATAGTCTTACAGCTATTAGTAACCCTCGTCAGATTAAGATACTCCATCTGATTGATGGGCTAAGTATCGTTCCGCATTTGCCAGATAATAACGGCTTTGTGCTTGATGTTGGTAGTGGGATGGGTGTTCCAGGTATAATTATTGCTATAATGAAACCAAATCTTCATGTTACTTTGATTGATAGTAATTCGAAGAAAATTGCTTTTTTGCGGCAAGTAAAGATAGAACTTAGATTAGCCAATCTTGAAATTGTAAATAGCCGGGTAGAGAAATATGATATACAACGGTTTGATATCATTACCTCGCGAGCATTTGCGGATTTAAGCCTTTTTATCTCGCTCACTGAGCATTTATTAAATGATTCAGGCTACTATTTAGCGATGAAATCACAGCAAGCTTCAAATGAGGCTGATAAATTAAATAATTATTCTAGTGAAATTATTAATTTGCAGGTGCCATATCTTGATGCACCACGCGTATTGGTGAAAATAAAAAAATTATGA
- a CDS encoding HAD-IB family hydrolase: MSKDCQIVAYFDFDGTLSNKDTLIPFLIYCVGIVKFIAYLPRLFPVVICYLFKKIDNQEAKQRTLTIILKGWKEEDILVKAKNFATTHLNKYLVPETYAKLEWHREHKHRIILVSANLAIYLRFFAELHKIDDVIATEIEIVNGVASGKLATPNCYAMQKVIRIKEYLESNSLKFDYAYGYGNSRGDHEMLLFVNEPYYVVSGEFEDYHQLNHSK, from the coding sequence ATGAGTAAAGATTGCCAGATAGTTGCCTATTTTGATTTTGATGGAACTTTATCAAATAAAGATACCCTTATTCCATTTCTTATCTATTGTGTTGGTATAGTAAAGTTTATTGCCTATTTACCAAGACTATTTCCTGTTGTTATTTGCTATTTGTTTAAAAAAATTGATAATCAGGAAGCAAAACAAAGAACATTGACGATAATTTTAAAAGGGTGGAAGGAAGAAGATATTCTTGTTAAGGCAAAAAATTTTGCAACTACGCATCTAAATAAGTATCTTGTTCCTGAAACTTATGCAAAACTCGAGTGGCATCGTGAACATAAGCATCGAATAATATTAGTTAGTGCTAATCTAGCAATTTACTTACGCTTTTTTGCTGAGCTTCATAAGATTGATGATGTTATTGCGACTGAAATTGAAATCGTCAATGGAGTTGCTAGCGGGAAATTGGCTACGCCAAATTGTTATGCTATGCAAAAGGTCATACGAATTAAAGAGTATCTAGAGTCAAATAGTTTAAAATTTGACTACGCTTATGGCTATGGTAACTCGCGTGGCGATCATGAGATGTTATTATTTGTCAATGAACCGTATTACGTAGTATCTGGTGAATTTGAAGATTATCATCAATTAAACCATTCAAAATAG
- the prfA gene encoding peptide chain release factor 1, with translation MKQSVIDKLSILTKRQQELSDLLSTPEVTDDMQQFTKLNKEYAELTPVVDKFKEYQKSTDDLKTAEELLSDPEMKDFAQAEISSAKERIEQLELDLQKLLLPKDANDDKSIYLEIRAGTGGDESALFSADLFRMYSRYAERMGWQVETISATDSDLGGYKEIIARIIGAGVYARLKFESGAHRVQRVPVTESQGRVHTSACTVAIMPEADEVAEVEINPADLRIDTFRASGAGGQHVNKTDSAIRITHLPTGIVVECQDDRSQHKNKARAMSLLATKIKDVQLREQQAKEAAERKSLVGSGDRSERIRTYNFPQGRMTDHRINLTLYKLEYIMDGDLDDLTGALIAEHQAELLAHMGDNN, from the coding sequence ATGAAGCAAAGTGTAATTGATAAATTAAGTATTTTGACCAAAAGACAACAGGAGTTATCTGATTTACTTTCTACTCCAGAAGTAACTGATGATATGCAGCAATTTACCAAATTAAATAAAGAATATGCTGAGTTAACGCCAGTTGTTGATAAATTTAAAGAGTATCAGAAATCTACCGATGATTTGAAAACTGCCGAAGAGCTATTATCTGATCCGGAAATGAAAGATTTTGCTCAAGCGGAAATTAGTAGTGCCAAAGAGCGAATTGAGCAATTAGAGCTTGATTTACAGAAGCTTCTATTGCCTAAAGATGCCAATGATGACAAAAGTATTTATCTTGAAATTAGAGCTGGTACTGGTGGTGATGAATCAGCATTATTCTCGGCAGATTTATTTCGGATGTATTCAAGATATGCAGAACGGATGGGATGGCAGGTTGAAACTATTTCTGCCACTGATTCCGATTTGGGAGGCTATAAAGAGATAATTGCCCGGATTATTGGCGCAGGTGTCTATGCACGGCTTAAATTTGAATCAGGCGCGCATCGAGTACAACGTGTACCAGTTACAGAATCTCAGGGTAGGGTTCATACTTCTGCTTGTACGGTTGCGATTATGCCCGAAGCTGATGAGGTCGCTGAGGTAGAGATTAACCCAGCTGATTTAAGAATTGATACTTTCCGTGCTTCTGGTGCGGGTGGTCAGCATGTAAATAAGACTGATTCTGCAATCAGGATTACCCATCTTCCAACTGGGATTGTGGTTGAATGTCAGGATGATAGATCTCAGCATAAAAATAAAGCACGTGCAATGTCGCTCTTGGCAACTAAGATAAAAGATGTTCAGTTACGCGAACAGCAAGCTAAGGAAGCGGCAGAGCGTAAAAGCCTGGTTGGTTCCGGTGATAGGTCAGAGCGGATTCGGACTTATAATTTCCCGCAGGGACGAATGACGGATCATCGAATTAATCTTACTCTTTATAAGCTTGAATATATCATGGATGGCGATCTAGATGACTTAACCGGAGCGCTTATTGCAGAACATCAGGCTGAACTTCTTGCCCATATGGGTGATAATAACTAA
- the hemA gene encoding glutamyl-tRNA reductase — translation MLQPVVFGLNYQTADFELRDRLAFASEEVSHVLKRLKKSGIVNEALLLSTCNRTELYCTAKDIDFVINSLCDMHSVCPRTVRNHSYILHGEECAHHLFRVISGLDSMVLGESEIVAQIKGAMDLALESDSLGSQLSGLFQMALAIEKEVRYHTSINNVAISMGHAVANLVESALNKLPNSKVLFVGAGQMMQQIAPHFNYLNLGQVTVVNRTLANAETLAVKINANAVDLNRLPEIVSDYAVLVLCCSSNHLLINENILLTEIENNIPKLIIDLSMPLVADKNLKNHQNIQLVTVDDIAALVDVGIEKRKLAAAAAEEIISGKLDDYRAWQRKRGLSPLIKRLRDDSDSIRRESLAAAEKQLLNGESPNDVMRQLSIQLTNRLLHMPTVKLCSSNEQLQDNLIDLVNYLYGLEAN, via the coding sequence ATGTTACAACCAGTAGTCTTTGGACTTAATTATCAAACAGCAGATTTTGAATTACGGGATCGCTTGGCGTTTGCTAGCGAAGAAGTTAGCCATGTTCTTAAACGATTAAAAAAATCCGGCATTGTAAATGAGGCTTTGCTGTTATCGACATGTAATCGGACCGAGTTATATTGTACTGCAAAAGATATTGATTTTGTGATTAATTCCTTATGTGATATGCATAGTGTATGTCCGCGTACAGTTAGGAATCATAGTTATATTTTGCACGGTGAAGAATGTGCCCATCACTTGTTTCGCGTGATTTCCGGGCTTGATTCGATGGTGCTTGGCGAAAGTGAAATTGTTGCCCAGATAAAGGGGGCAATGGATCTTGCTCTTGAGAGTGACTCACTTGGTAGTCAGTTGTCTGGTTTATTTCAGATGGCATTAGCAATTGAGAAAGAAGTGCGCTACCATACTTCAATCAATAATGTGGCTATTTCGATGGGACATGCTGTTGCTAATTTAGTTGAAAGTGCTCTTAATAAGCTTCCCAACTCCAAAGTGTTATTTGTCGGAGCAGGGCAGATGATGCAACAGATTGCACCGCATTTCAATTATCTTAATCTGGGGCAAGTGACTGTAGTCAACCGAACTCTAGCTAATGCTGAGACTCTTGCTGTAAAGATTAATGCTAATGCCGTTGATCTTAATCGGTTACCAGAAATCGTGAGCGATTATGCCGTTTTGGTATTATGCTGCTCAAGTAATCATCTACTCATAAACGAAAATATTTTACTTACTGAAATTGAAAATAATATTCCAAAGCTGATTATTGATTTATCAATGCCACTTGTTGCTGATAAGAATTTAAAAAACCATCAGAATATACAATTAGTAACAGTAGATGATATTGCGGCATTGGTTGATGTTGGTATTGAGAAACGCAAGCTGGCTGCGGCTGCGGCAGAAGAAATAATCTCTGGTAAACTTGATGATTACCGAGCATGGCAACGTAAGCGGGGCTTATCGCCTTTAATTAAAAGACTACGTGATGATAGTGATTCCATTCGTAGAGAAAGCCTTGCTGCTGCAGAAAAACAGTTATTAAATGGTGAATCACCAAATGATGTAATGCGCCAGTTATCGATTCAGCTAACTAACCGCTTACTACACATGCCAACAGTAAAATTATGTAGCAGCAATGAACAGCTACAAGATAATTTGATTGATTTGGTAAATTATCTATATGGATTAGAGGCTAATTAA
- a CDS encoding TolC family outer membrane protein, translating into MKKKLLIALLPVLCYKVSAFDLAFAYQEALTYNADYLKTIASNDAGQEQKNIAMAKLLPQINATGTLSENYFNQSGNYALYNQGLVSASLTQVVFDFSKFSSYSKGKYAGMVTELQLENAKQQLLVTVSQAYFDVLYAKDTLTAIQKTKEALEKQMNQAKRAFEVGSVTIADVNDAQAGYDSSAAQEIQATNELINKKNIFRNLTGLDPEKIQPIKDSINLESPKPANADSWSVMAESGNLNVRVADKQVAMADEDVNIAISGHLPTVNVVGNYQYQGTGNLDSSTLNTSNDGSNVPGTPLSSYSVGGVGAQLNVPVYQGGGVNAQVRQARANLVAAKQQMVSVERQTDQNTRNTFWQVQNGVSIVKAQQTALKSAKTKLDSDQLGYQVGVRNSVDLVNSQKNYYQTFQTYQQSRYQYLMARVQLRYLSGSINPDFVKQINQNIKN; encoded by the coding sequence ATGAAAAAGAAACTACTAATAGCACTGCTCCCAGTTCTTTGTTATAAAGTTAGTGCTTTTGATCTTGCCTTTGCCTATCAGGAAGCGTTAACTTATAATGCAGATTATTTGAAAACTATTGCCAGTAATGACGCGGGGCAGGAGCAAAAAAATATTGCTATGGCAAAGCTATTGCCACAGATCAATGCTACCGGGACTTTAAGCGAAAATTACTTCAATCAAAGTGGCAATTATGCCTTATATAATCAGGGACTTGTCAGTGCAAGTCTTACACAGGTTGTATTTGATTTTAGCAAATTTTCTTCTTATAGTAAGGGTAAATATGCTGGAATGGTAACTGAGCTTCAGCTTGAGAATGCTAAACAACAGTTGCTAGTAACAGTTTCGCAGGCATATTTTGATGTTTTGTATGCCAAAGATACACTAACTGCAATTCAAAAAACTAAAGAAGCCCTAGAAAAGCAGATGAATCAGGCAAAAAGAGCTTTTGAAGTGGGGAGTGTTACTATTGCTGATGTTAATGATGCACAGGCAGGTTACGACTCTTCTGCTGCACAGGAAATTCAGGCAACTAATGAGCTTATTAATAAGAAAAATATTTTCAGAAATTTAACCGGTCTTGATCCTGAGAAAATTCAGCCAATTAAAGATTCAATTAATCTCGAAAGCCCAAAACCAGCTAATGCTGATAGTTGGTCGGTAATGGCTGAATCTGGCAATCTAAATGTACGCGTAGCGGATAAGCAAGTTGCCATGGCTGATGAAGATGTAAATATTGCTATCTCTGGACATTTACCGACGGTTAATGTTGTTGGTAATTATCAGTACCAGGGAACTGGAAATCTTGATAGTAGTACTCTAAATACCAGTAATGATGGCAGTAATGTTCCTGGTACACCATTATCTAGTTACTCTGTTGGTGGTGTTGGTGCTCAGTTAAATGTGCCTGTATATCAGGGTGGCGGGGTTAATGCCCAAGTGCGTCAGGCTCGTGCCAATCTTGTTGCTGCAAAACAGCAAATGGTTAGCGTAGAACGGCAAACTGATCAGAATACTCGTAACACATTCTGGCAAGTACAAAATGGCGTAAGTATTGTTAAAGCCCAGCAGACAGCATTGAAGTCAGCAAAAACTAAGTTGGACTCTGATCAGCTTGGTTATCAGGTTGGAGTTCGAAATAGTGTCGATTTGGTAAATTCCCAGAAAAACTATTATCAGACTTTCCAGACTTATCAGCAATCGCGTTATCAATATCTGATGGCTCGGGTGCAGTTGCGCTATTTAAGTGGTTCAATAAACCCAGATTTTGTTAAACAGATTAATCAAAATATTAAAAATTAA